One genomic window of Punica granatum isolate Tunisia-2019 chromosome 1, ASM765513v2, whole genome shotgun sequence includes the following:
- the LOC116200866 gene encoding uncharacterized protein LOC116200866, producing the protein MDSRETMTVPAKFEVLICSDEVKSYCGSLGSSVIAKDLLISRTPAIGEERASLVPGTLDVNGECRDPLLDLKSTILTRPIKLDQLDSARDISGEDDSPHTPKEDVFDPFAPGSEDLLRAPQCKKRLDEWRISVARRLNFGSSTEKPGKRPHGGNGTHMSDEEMVEHVYKNLLETILENRIADILAEMSSMEWADEDCKTPTSGPKLNGIAETCPGPPMKAAAKSRNIDLSLCRKLQF; encoded by the coding sequence ATGGATTCTCGAGAAACGATGACTGTACCGGCGAAATTTGAAGTTCTTATTTGCTCGGATGAGGTCAAGAGCTACTGTGGTAGCTTAGGGTCGTCTGTCATTGCTAAAGATCTACTTATCTCGAGAACCCCTGCAATCGGTGAAGAGAGGGCCTCTTTGGTGCCAGGCACTCTTGATGTCAATGGGGAGTGTAGAGACCCCCTCCTTGATCTCAAGTCCACAATACTTACACGGCCCATCAAATTAGACCAGCTGGATTCTGCTAGGGACATCAGCGGTGAGGATGACAGCCCGCACACGCCCAAGGAAGATGTTTTCGACCCGTTTGCCCCTGGTTCAGAGGACCTGCTCCGTGCCCCTCAGTGCAAGAAACGGCTTGATGAATGGAGAATCAGTGTGGCCCGCCGCCTCAACTTTGGCTCCTCGACTGAGAAACCGGGTAAGAGACCCCATGGTGGAAACGGGACCCATATGTCGGATGAGGAGATGGTGGAGCATGTGTACAAGAATCTCTTGGAAACCATCTTGGAGAACAGGATTGCAGACATTCTTGCAGAGATGTCGAGCATGGAATGGGCTGATGAAGACTGCAAGACTCCCACTTCAGGACCCAAGCTTAATGGTATTGCTGAGACTTGCCCGGGGCCTCCCATGAAGGCTGCAGCCAAGTCCAGGAATATAGATCTGAGCTTATGCAGAAAGCTTCAGTTCTGA
- the LOC116200903 gene encoding calcium-binding protein CML42-like, with protein MEVSATTEGSVNDHSSASCGQQLGRGLSRRSAASFRLRSPSLNSLRLRRIFDLFDKNGDGTITVLELSQALSALGLNTELSELKSSIASHIQPGNSGMLFDDFVSLHKWLDDTFFGNSDGFVADENSQDESDLCEAFKVFDEDGDGYISARELQAVLGKLGLSEGNEIASVQRMIVSVDRNRDGRVDFFEFKDMMKGVMAKA; from the exons ATGGAGGTCTCCGCTACCACCGAGGGGTCAGTCAACGACCATTCCTCGGCCTCGTGCGGCCAGCAGCTCGGCCGTGGGCTGAGCAGGCGGTCCGCGGCCTCGTTCAGGCTGCGCAGCCCGAGCCTCAACTCTCTCCGCCTCAGGAGGATCTTCGACCTCTTCGACAAGAACGGGGACGGCACCATCACGGTCCTCGAGCTGTCCCAGGCCCTGTCCGCCCTCGGCCTCAACACGGAACTTTCCGAGCTTAAATCCTCTATCGCGTCCCACATCCAGCCCGGCAACTCGGGCATGCTCTTTGATGACTTTGTCTCCCTCCACAAGTGGCTCGACGACACCTTTTTTGGGAACTCAGACGGGTTCGTGGCGGACGAAAACTCCCAAGATGAATCGGATCTATGCGAGGCTTTCAAG GTCTTCGACGAGGATGGTGATGGGTACATATCGGCGAGGGAGCTGCAGGCGGTGCTGGGCAAGCTGGGGCTGTCGGAGGGGAATGAGATCGCCAGTGTTCAGCGGATGATCGTGTCTGTCGACAGGAACCGAGATGGACGGGTCGACTTCTTCGAGTTCAAGGACATGATGAAGGGTGTCATGGCCAAAGCGTGA
- the LOC116200836 gene encoding uncharacterized protein LOC116200836, translating into MGSMSITHGVGDHDEELQTASAAAECESFTFMSCSDFTSSSLRFFSDCEGGDSDSESYIEIEVDRGGAKVYCHNGEYGSREAKSQEEEEEEEEEDLQLRISISSTVPFPKLCSSSLQSREIPEVEFRGVNESAILSGLSSSCSDARIDGTGLRGEEGEEEEEEEERVVSGGRGRGGGGGGAKFAAVCRLVNAVVSSLKVLPETGQEHDASSTRENYLSRHQQLPRSKDTSKTTKTRNGARVMQFLFKFRVMQFRTFMASLVKNRPVLAKGKTLGESPREMRLEETLRFHHKMAKNSRRGVAGRIDKKTKSCPGSMKCSPINQETYENSTITHGGESAIQAAIAHCKRSFAMPMSRDFTCKSRP; encoded by the exons ATGGGAAGTATGAGCATAACTCATGGAGTCGGTGACCATGATGAGGAGTTGCAGACAgcatcagcagcagcagagtGCGAGAGCTTCACCTTCATGAGCTGCTCCGACTtcacctcctcctccctccGCTTCTTCTCCGACTGCGAAGGTGGAGACAGCGACTCAGAGTCATACATTGAAATCGAGGTGGACCGTGGTGGGGCCAAAGTCTACTGCCATAATGGAGAGTACGGCAGCAGAGAAGCAAAATcacaggaggaggaggaggaggaggaggaagaggatttACAGCTCCGTATATCGATCTCCTCCACTGTTCCATTCCCGAAACTCTGCTCGTCTTCGCTGCAGAGTCGTGAGATTCCTGAAGTGGAATTCCGTGGCGTTAATGAATCGGCAATTTTATCAGGCTTGAGCTCGAGCTGCTCTGATGCGAGAATAGATGGTACAGGTCTTCGGGGGGAGGAgggggaagaggaggaggaggaggaggaaaggGTGGTTTCTGGTGGTCGGGGAAGGGGTGGCGGCGGAGGAGGAGCAAAGTTCGCAGCTGTGTGCAGGTTGGTGAACGCAGTGGTGTCGAGCCTGAAGGTTTTGCCGGAGACAGGTCAAGAACATGACGCCAGTTCTACCCGAGAGAACTATCTCAGCCGCCATCAACAGCTGCCGAGGTCAAA GGACACATCGAAGACCACGAAGACGAGGAACGGTGCTCGAGTCATGCAGTTTCTTTTCAAGTTCCGAGTAATGCAATTCCGAACATTTATGGCGTCACTGGTGAAAAATCGACCAGTTCTTGCTAAGGGAAAGACTCTGGGTGAATCGCCGAGAGAGATGAGACTCGAGGAGACCCTCCGCTTCCACCACAAGATGGCCAAAAATTCGAGACGGGGGGTGGCAGGGAGGATCGATAAGAAGACAAAGAGCTGCCCCGGTTCGATGAAGTGCTCCCCAATCAACCAAGAGACTTATGAGAACAGCACTATAACACATGGGGGAGAGAGCGCGATACAGGCCGCCATTGCTCATTGCAAGAGATCGTTCGCTATGCCAATGTCCCGTGATTTTACCTGTAAGTCTCGCCCGTAA
- the LOC116200830 gene encoding probable mitochondrial-processing peptidase subunit beta, mitochondrial — protein sequence MAFKHVLTAARRSGCTLSSSYLYRTVRSASTSPAAATSVASPSAPPHNAMIYDGLAEAVKSKLEKQLENLDPRFLKYGSPHPTLVDHTRILSAPETRVTTTLPNGLGVATESNFAARSATVGVWIDAGSRFETTDDTNGTAHFLKHMIFKGTDRRMARELEEEIEDTGSHMNAYTSREQTTYYAKAMDKDVNKALDILADILQNSRFDENRINRECDVIIREMEEVEGQTEEQIKSGRRTKQIAMPTLNQLIRHGREEKRRSDRTRALDQCPQKQGVCLRISTRTPKKPNSALRKIAKVRLSNRNDVFAYIPGEGHNLQEHSMVLVRGGRVKDLPGVKFHCIRGVKDLLGIPDRRRGRSKYGAEKPKST from the exons ATGGCCTTCAAGCATGTATTGACCGCAGCCCGTCGGTCCGGCTGCACTCTTTCGTCCTCTTATCTTTACCGGACCGTCCGATCCGCATCCACCTCCCCGGCTGCTGCCACTTCGGTCGCCTCGCCCTCTGCTCCGCCCCACAATGCCATGATATATGACGGCCTGGCCGAGGCAGTGAAGTCCAAGCTGGAGAAGCAGCTCGAGAACCTGGATCCGAGGTTCCTCAAGTACGGCTCCCCCCATCCCACCCTCGTGGACCACACCCGTATCCTCTCCGCCCCAGAGACCCGCGTCACCACCACCCTCCCCAATGGTCTCGGTGTGGCAACCGAGTCGAACTTTGCTGCCCGCTCAGCAACTGTTGGTGTCTGGATCGATGCTGGCTCTCGTTTTGAGACCACCGATGACACCAATGGCACTGCTCACTTTCTCAAGCACATGATCTTCAAAG GTACTGACCGGAGAATGGCAAGGGAACTAGAGGAGGAAATAGAGGACACGGGAAGTCATATGAATGCTTACACTTCGAGGGAGCAGACAACTTATTATGCCAAAGCGATGGACAAGGATGTGAACAAGGCGCTTGATATTTTGGCCGATATCTTGCAGAACTCCAGGTTCGATGAGAATCGCATTAACCGCGAGTGCGATGTCATTATCCGTGAAATGGAGGAG GTTGAAGGACAGACTGAAGAGCAAATAAAATCGGGAAGAAGGACAAAGCAAATAGCAATGCCTACATTAAATCAATTGATACGTCATGGTAGAGAAGAAAAACGGCGTTCGGACCGCACTCGAGCTTTAGATCAATGTCCCCAGAAGCAAGGAGTATGCCTGCGTATTTCAACGAGAACACCGAAGAAACCAAATTCAGCTCTACGTAAGATAGCCAAAGTACGATTGAGCAATCGAAATGATGTATTTGCTTACATTCCAGGCGAAGGTCATAATTTGCAGGAGCATTCGATGGTCTTAGTAAGAGGAGGTAGAGTGAAAGATTTGCCTGGTGTGAAATTCCATTGTATTCGAGGAGTCAAGGATTTGCTGGGAATTCCGGATCGAAGAAGAGGCAGATCAAAATATGGTGCGGAAAAACCCAAATCGACATGA